One Myxococcus stipitatus DNA segment encodes these proteins:
- a CDS encoding gamma-glutamyl-gamma-aminobutyrate hydrolase family protein, which yields MNNHSRHHGQPPRRPNIGITPDWAQPEGQPFARYELKVPYADAVLRAGGLPFVLPYSDDPTCVDAYLDRVSGLLVTGGAFDIPPEAYGETAREGLGVLKEGRTAFEAALMKGALKRNMPVLGICGGMQLLNVVLGGTLFQDIGREVQGARVHEQSHDRTQPQHPVDVRSGTLLAEAVGHGQLMVNSTHHQAVRAPGKDVNISAIAPDGVVEAIESTAHGFAVGVQWHPEYMSTTIPVHVGLYKTFIQKAREHRR from the coding sequence ATGAACAACCACTCGCGTCACCATGGGCAGCCGCCGCGGCGCCCCAACATCGGCATCACTCCGGACTGGGCCCAGCCCGAGGGGCAGCCCTTCGCCCGCTACGAGCTGAAGGTGCCCTACGCGGACGCGGTGCTGCGCGCCGGGGGGCTGCCCTTCGTGCTGCCGTACTCGGACGACCCGACGTGCGTGGACGCGTACCTGGACCGCGTCTCCGGGCTGCTCGTCACCGGCGGCGCGTTCGACATCCCGCCGGAGGCGTACGGCGAGACGGCGCGCGAGGGGCTCGGGGTGCTGAAGGAAGGGCGCACCGCGTTCGAGGCGGCGCTGATGAAGGGCGCGCTCAAGCGGAACATGCCGGTGTTGGGCATCTGCGGCGGCATGCAGCTGCTCAACGTGGTGCTGGGCGGCACGCTGTTCCAGGACATCGGCCGGGAGGTGCAGGGCGCGCGCGTGCACGAGCAGTCGCACGACCGCACCCAGCCGCAGCACCCGGTGGACGTGCGCAGCGGCACGCTGCTGGCGGAGGCGGTGGGGCACGGGCAGCTGATGGTGAACTCCACCCATCACCAGGCGGTGCGCGCGCCCGGCAAGGACGTGAACATCAGCGCCATCGCGCCGGACGGCGTGGTGGAGGCCATCGAGTCCACCGCGCATGGCTTCGCGGTGGGCGTGCAGTGGCATCCCGAATACATGTCCACGACGATTCCCGTGCACGTGGGGCTGTACAAGACCTTCATCCAGAAGGCGCGCGAGCACCGGCGGTGA
- a CDS encoding acyltransferase family protein, whose protein sequence is MQSPHVPTTAHRPDLDWLRVVAIVLLHLFHTGMMFNHWDWHLKAPVKLEVLEGPMEVMHLLRMPLLMLISGLGTALALKRRTVGAFARDRTKRLLLPLLFGMFVIVPPQLYVERVFRGQFQGSYATFYPSVLDLVPYPAGNLSWHHLWFVAYLFVYCMLALPLFAALESARARPLLARVEAWLCRGANLAWLAVPLALNDLLLFRHPQTHALFDDPHTFGHYGLLFLLGHLLGRCPRVWDVLQERRWWLLGTAGVVFAIMAPPNEYPLVPERLGRIAALWSFLLTALAWARHCVRRERPWLKHAQELSYPFYILHQTVILLVGFALLHLPVGPWLHFACVLGVSFVATWALSELVARLAWLRPLFGLKPRAQAPRPGPVATPSGHTA, encoded by the coding sequence ATGCAATCGCCCCACGTCCCCACCACCGCCCACCGTCCCGACCTGGACTGGCTGCGCGTGGTGGCCATCGTCCTGCTGCACCTGTTCCACACCGGGATGATGTTCAACCACTGGGACTGGCACCTGAAGGCGCCCGTCAAGCTGGAGGTGTTGGAGGGGCCCATGGAGGTGATGCACCTGCTGCGCATGCCGCTCTTGATGCTCATCTCCGGCCTGGGCACCGCGCTCGCGCTGAAGCGGCGCACGGTGGGCGCGTTCGCCCGGGACAGGACGAAGCGGCTGCTGCTCCCGCTCCTCTTCGGGATGTTCGTCATCGTCCCGCCGCAGCTCTACGTGGAGCGCGTGTTCCGGGGGCAGTTCCAGGGCAGCTACGCGACCTTCTATCCCTCCGTGCTGGACCTCGTGCCCTACCCCGCGGGCAACCTGAGCTGGCACCACCTGTGGTTCGTCGCCTACCTCTTCGTCTACTGCATGCTCGCGCTGCCGCTGTTCGCCGCGCTGGAGTCGGCGCGCGCGCGGCCCCTGCTGGCCCGGGTGGAGGCGTGGCTGTGCCGGGGCGCCAACCTGGCGTGGCTGGCCGTTCCCCTCGCCCTCAACGACCTGCTGCTCTTCCGTCACCCGCAGACGCACGCCCTCTTCGACGACCCGCACACGTTCGGCCACTACGGGCTGCTGTTCCTGCTCGGGCACCTGCTCGGCCGCTGCCCCCGGGTGTGGGACGTGCTCCAGGAGCGACGCTGGTGGCTGCTGGGGACCGCGGGCGTGGTGTTCGCCATCATGGCGCCGCCCAACGAGTACCCCCTCGTGCCGGAGCGGCTCGGGCGCATCGCGGCGCTGTGGTCCTTCCTGCTGACGGCGCTGGCGTGGGCACGGCACTGCGTGCGCCGGGAGCGCCCCTGGCTGAAGCACGCCCAGGAGCTGTCCTATCCCTTCTACATCCTCCACCAGACGGTCATCCTCCTGGTGGGCTTCGCGCTCCTGCACCTGCCCGTGGGACCGTGGCTCCACTTCGCCTGCGTGCTCGGCGTGTCCTTCGTGGCGACGTGGGCGTTGAGCGAGCTGGTCGCCCGCCTGGCCTGGCTGAGGCCGCTCTTCGGCCTGAAGCCCCGCGCACAGGCCCCGCGGCCCGGGCCGGTGGCGACGCCCTCGGGGCATACTGCGTGA
- the rplI gene encoding 50S ribosomal protein L9: MKVILREDIENLGKSGELVTVKDGFGRNYLLPRKKAVLASEQNLRQLEHEKAVITARNAKLKGAAEEQAKKVGSIKVTIKRKVGEQDKLFGSVTALDIAEAVAAQGQAIDRRSIHLPEPIKTLGSFEVELRLHREVTAKIKVEVAAE; encoded by the coding sequence ATGAAGGTCATTCTGCGTGAGGACATCGAGAACCTCGGGAAGTCCGGGGAGCTCGTCACCGTGAAGGACGGCTTCGGCCGCAACTACCTGCTGCCGCGCAAGAAGGCGGTTCTGGCCAGCGAGCAGAACCTCCGTCAGCTCGAGCACGAGAAGGCGGTCATCACCGCCCGCAACGCCAAGCTGAAGGGCGCCGCGGAGGAGCAGGCGAAGAAGGTCGGCTCCATCAAGGTCACCATCAAGCGCAAGGTGGGCGAGCAGGACAAGCTGTTCGGCTCCGTCACGGCGCTGGACATCGCGGAGGCCGTCGCGGCCCAGGGTCAGGCCATCGACCGCCGCTCCATCCACCTGCCCGAGCCCATCAAGACGCTCGGCAGCTTCGAGGTGGAGCTGCGCCTGCACCGCGAGGTGACGGCGAAGATCAAGGTCGAGGTCGCGGCCGAGTAG
- the dnaB gene encoding replicative DNA helicase, producing the protein MENTLDLKDGRKVHEDLAAERAVLGAVLADNSLIAAVGEVVHADDFSSPAHAQIFAAMIRLDGQQKQVDHLTLAEELKVLGQLVAVGGPAYLMRLDQVVPLASNAVQYANIVKDQALRRRLANVGREIQDLASQETGELEVLLDEAERKVFLLAEKKREGDLRPVSELMEQTLDLLDKMKSAATGVTGLSTGYLDLDNQLTGLHAGELIILAARPGIGKTSFAMNIAVHAALKENKAVGIFSLEMPADQLLMRLLASTARVDMKKLRGGRLSPHDEEKFQEMAGALYNAPIYIDDSGGLSPFDLRAKARRVKQKDPRLSLIVIDYLQLMHQKGKVESRQLEVAEISRALKQLAKELEVPIIALSQLSRKVEERKGGKPMLSDLRESGSIEQDADVVMFIHREETEEGGEGQPQSPSNTVIPVELIVAKQRNGPIGSVDLVFLAEYTRFESRSRGE; encoded by the coding sequence ATGGAGAACACTCTCGACCTCAAGGACGGTCGCAAGGTCCACGAGGACCTGGCGGCGGAGCGCGCTGTGCTCGGCGCGGTGCTGGCGGACAACTCGTTGATCGCCGCGGTGGGAGAGGTCGTCCACGCGGATGACTTCTCCAGTCCGGCGCACGCGCAGATCTTCGCGGCGATGATCCGCCTGGACGGCCAGCAGAAGCAGGTCGACCACCTGACGCTGGCCGAGGAGCTGAAGGTCCTGGGGCAGCTGGTCGCGGTGGGCGGCCCCGCGTACCTGATGCGGCTGGACCAGGTGGTGCCGCTGGCGTCCAACGCGGTCCAGTACGCGAACATCGTCAAGGACCAGGCGCTGCGCCGCCGGCTGGCCAACGTCGGCCGTGAAATCCAGGACCTCGCCAGCCAGGAGACGGGCGAGCTGGAGGTGCTGCTCGACGAGGCCGAGCGCAAGGTGTTCCTCCTCGCGGAGAAGAAGCGCGAGGGCGACCTGCGCCCGGTCAGCGAGCTGATGGAGCAGACGCTCGACCTGCTCGACAAGATGAAGTCGGCGGCCACGGGCGTGACGGGCCTGTCCACCGGCTACCTCGACCTGGACAACCAGCTGACGGGCCTGCACGCCGGCGAGCTCATCATCCTCGCGGCGCGTCCCGGCATCGGCAAGACGTCGTTCGCCATGAACATCGCGGTGCACGCGGCGCTCAAGGAGAACAAGGCGGTCGGCATCTTCAGCCTGGAAATGCCCGCCGACCAGCTCCTCATGCGTCTGCTCGCGTCCACCGCCCGGGTGGACATGAAGAAGCTGCGCGGCGGTCGCCTCTCGCCGCACGACGAGGAGAAGTTCCAGGAGATGGCGGGCGCGCTCTACAACGCGCCCATCTACATCGACGACTCGGGCGGTCTGTCCCCGTTCGACCTGCGCGCCAAGGCGCGGCGCGTGAAGCAGAAGGATCCGCGCCTGTCGCTCATCGTCATCGACTACCTCCAGCTGATGCACCAGAAGGGCAAGGTGGAGAGCCGTCAGCTCGAGGTCGCCGAAATCTCCCGTGCGCTCAAGCAGCTCGCCAAGGAGCTGGAGGTGCCCATCATCGCGCTCAGTCAGCTGAGCCGTAAGGTGGAGGAGCGCAAGGGCGGCAAGCCCATGCTGTCGGACCTGCGCGAGTCGGGCTCCATCGAGCAGGACGCGGACGTGGTGATGTTCATCCACCGCGAGGAGACGGAGGAAGGGGGCGAGGGCCAGCCGCAATCGCCGTCGAACACCGTCATCCCCGTCGAGCTCATCGTCGCCAAGCAGCGTAACGGCCCCATCGGCTCCGTGGACCTGGTGTTCCTCGCGGAGTACACCCGCTTCGAGAGCCGCAGCCGGGGCGAGTAG
- the pth gene encoding aminoacyl-tRNA hydrolase — translation MKLICGLGNPGREYEKHRHNIGFMVVDALLSRAKAQLNQEKFAAKVGQGTLAGERVLFVEPQTFMNLSGRSVGEAARFYKIPVEDVLVVHDELDLPLGRLQLKAGGGSGGHNGLKSIVSSLGSEAFIRLRFGIGKPEGPNARERVSGYVLSGFDGAERDQLEELIGRSVDMAESWVRDGVSTTMNRFNRKA, via the coding sequence ATGAAGCTCATCTGCGGGTTGGGCAACCCGGGACGCGAGTACGAGAAGCACCGGCACAACATCGGGTTCATGGTGGTGGACGCGCTCCTGTCGCGCGCGAAGGCGCAGCTCAACCAGGAGAAGTTCGCCGCGAAGGTGGGCCAGGGCACCCTGGCGGGCGAGCGCGTGCTCTTCGTGGAGCCCCAGACGTTCATGAACCTGTCCGGCCGCTCCGTGGGCGAGGCGGCGCGCTTCTACAAGATTCCGGTGGAGGACGTGCTCGTCGTCCACGACGAGTTGGACCTGCCCCTGGGGCGGCTGCAGCTCAAGGCGGGCGGCGGCAGCGGGGGCCACAACGGCCTCAAGAGCATCGTCTCCAGCCTGGGCTCGGAGGCCTTCATCCGCCTGCGCTTCGGCATCGGCAAGCCGGAGGGCCCCAACGCCCGCGAGCGCGTGTCCGGCTACGTCCTGTCCGGCTTCGACGGCGCGGAGCGCGACCAGCTCGAGGAGCTCATCGGCCGCTCGGTGGACATGGCCGAGTCCTGGGTGCGTGATGGGGTGTCCACCACCATGAACCGGTTCAACCGCAAGGCGTGA
- a CDS encoding DUF1844 domain-containing protein — translation MSTPDEKRGETFVMRGEARSASDEALSFTTFIMGLGTAVVIHLGAAPNPETGQVELDLSLARQNLDLLSMLRQKTRGNLTPDEEKLFDGLLTDLRIRFVEASKR, via the coding sequence ATGAGCACCCCGGACGAGAAGCGCGGCGAGACCTTCGTGATGCGGGGGGAAGCGCGCTCCGCGTCCGACGAGGCTCTCTCATTCACCACCTTCATCATGGGGCTGGGCACCGCGGTGGTCATCCACCTGGGCGCGGCCCCCAACCCGGAGACGGGCCAGGTCGAGCTGGACCTGTCGCTGGCCCGGCAGAACCTGGACCTGCTGTCGATGCTGCGCCAGAAGACCCGGGGCAACCTGACGCCGGACGAGGAGAAGCTCTTCGACGGGCTGCTCACCGACCTGCGCATTCGCTTCGTGGAGGCGAGCAAGCGGTGA
- a CDS encoding LytR/AlgR family response regulator transcription factor produces MTRFRVLVVDDEAPARAKVKRLLADDPRFTLAGEATDGTEALARVESLAPDLVILDVQMPGLTGFEVLEALGAETCPAVIFSTAHDAFALRAFEAHAVDYLLKPYDAERFTRALDKAHAQLVGGRARAERLQALLDGVATRPGRPLERLVVKVGEAWVPLRLDAVWRLSSEDKYVRLHTDQGEHLVRQSLKALEERLDPERFVRVHRGDIVSLDAVARLEPWTHGDGILVLKNGATVVLSRTWREAFLQRWGMEG; encoded by the coding sequence GTGACGCGCTTCCGGGTGCTGGTGGTGGATGACGAGGCCCCCGCGCGGGCCAAGGTGAAGCGGTTGCTCGCGGACGACCCGCGCTTCACGCTCGCCGGGGAGGCGACGGACGGGACGGAGGCGCTCGCGCGCGTCGAGTCCCTCGCGCCCGACCTGGTCATCCTCGACGTGCAGATGCCGGGCCTCACCGGCTTCGAGGTGCTGGAGGCGCTCGGCGCCGAGACCTGCCCCGCGGTCATCTTCTCCACCGCGCACGACGCCTTCGCGCTGCGGGCCTTCGAGGCCCACGCGGTGGACTACCTGCTCAAGCCCTATGACGCCGAGCGCTTCACCCGCGCGCTCGACAAGGCCCATGCCCAGCTGGTGGGCGGACGCGCCCGCGCGGAGCGGCTCCAGGCGCTGCTGGACGGCGTGGCGACGCGCCCCGGACGCCCGCTGGAGCGGCTCGTGGTGAAGGTGGGCGAGGCCTGGGTGCCCCTCCGACTGGACGCCGTGTGGCGGCTGTCGTCGGAGGACAAGTACGTGCGGCTGCACACCGACCAGGGCGAGCACCTGGTGCGCCAGAGCCTCAAGGCCCTCGAGGAGCGCCTGGACCCGGAGCGCTTCGTGCGCGTCCACCGGGGCGACATCGTCAGCCTGGACGCCGTCGCGCGGCTGGAGCCCTGGACCCATGGCGACGGCATCCTCGTGCTGAAGAACGGCGCCACCGTGGTGCTCAGCCGGACCTGGCGTGAAGCCTTCCTCCAGCGGTGGGGCATGGAAGGCTGA
- the thiE gene encoding thiamine phosphate synthase, which translates to MNVPRRPLLPPGPYLLCDDTVLPDVPLEGKAERLLAGGARVVQLRMKRAPVRQALEAARRVAALCRAAGALCLVNDRVDLALLADADGVHVGDDDLPPEDARALLGPHRVVGVTVRGVDGARRAREAGADYVGVGPVFGTTTKQVPAPVLGLEGLARVVRDSPLPVVGIGGVGLDNIARVAATGAHGAAVVSDALLSRDIAERVRQLAGAFEQGRVGK; encoded by the coding sequence ATGAACGTCCCGCGCCGTCCGCTGCTTCCCCCCGGTCCCTACCTGCTGTGCGACGACACCGTCCTGCCGGACGTGCCGCTGGAGGGCAAGGCGGAGCGGCTGCTGGCGGGGGGCGCGCGCGTGGTGCAGCTGCGGATGAAGCGCGCGCCGGTGCGCCAGGCGCTGGAGGCCGCCAGGCGCGTCGCCGCGCTGTGCCGGGCGGCGGGCGCGCTGTGCCTGGTGAACGACCGCGTGGACCTGGCGCTCCTGGCGGACGCGGACGGGGTCCACGTGGGGGACGACGACCTGCCGCCCGAGGATGCCCGCGCGCTGTTGGGGCCCCACCGCGTGGTGGGGGTCACCGTGCGTGGCGTGGACGGGGCGCGCAGGGCGCGGGAGGCGGGCGCGGACTACGTGGGCGTGGGTCCGGTCTTCGGCACGACGACGAAGCAGGTGCCCGCGCCGGTGTTGGGATTGGAGGGGCTCGCACGGGTGGTGCGGGACAGCCCGCTGCCGGTGGTGGGCATCGGCGGCGTGGGGTTGGACAACATCGCCCGGGTGGCGGCCACGGGCGCGCATGGCGCGGCGGTGGTGTCCGACGCGCTGCTCTCCCGGGACATCGCCGAGCGGGTGCGTCAGCTGGCGGGTGCGTTTGAACAGGGGCGAGTGGGGAAGTAG
- a CDS encoding RNA polymerase subunit sigma has translation MADTVDPKYLDKRTAERYLRSGQLDEKALERHLKGLPDVADKAMPVETFMADDVDDFEDDEELDEEEDEAESDEDTTDDAPESPVGGGEEPQTP, from the coding sequence ATGGCGGACACGGTGGACCCCAAGTACCTCGACAAGCGCACCGCGGAGCGGTACCTGCGCTCCGGCCAGCTGGACGAGAAGGCGCTCGAGCGCCACCTCAAGGGCCTGCCGGACGTGGCGGACAAGGCCATGCCGGTGGAGACCTTCATGGCGGACGACGTCGACGACTTCGAGGACGACGAGGAGCTGGACGAGGAAGAGGACGAGGCCGAGTCGGACGAGGACACCACCGACGACGCGCCGGAGTCCCCGGTGGGCGGCGGCGAGGAGCCCCAGACGCCATGA
- the thiD gene encoding bifunctional hydroxymethylpyrimidine kinase/phosphomethylpyrimidine kinase encodes MSPRVVLLAGLEPTGRAGLLADVAAVRARGGQPVAVPLAQTAQGRETFAWVASPPRMVRLQLQAARELGPVHAVKFGMVPGLAQLAAVREALGGSRAWWVVDPVVRTSRGEVLSRLSARRYLSLAGARVVLTPNLDEAGWLLGRAAPGSVAEAEVAARELVAQGFGAVLVKGGHLPDAEGLADVLATAEGTRVLRGRRLERAPGRRGTGCRLASALATELGRGARMEDAARAARALVVRYLRTGHE; translated from the coding sequence GTGAGTCCGCGCGTGGTGCTGCTGGCGGGCCTGGAGCCCACCGGACGGGCGGGGCTGCTGGCGGACGTGGCGGCGGTGAGGGCCCGGGGTGGGCAGCCGGTGGCGGTGCCCCTGGCGCAGACGGCGCAGGGGCGGGAGACCTTCGCGTGGGTGGCCTCGCCGCCGCGCATGGTGCGCCTGCAGCTCCAGGCCGCGCGCGAGCTGGGGCCGGTGCACGCGGTGAAGTTCGGCATGGTGCCGGGGCTGGCGCAGCTGGCCGCGGTGCGCGAGGCGCTCGGCGGCTCGCGGGCCTGGTGGGTGGTGGACCCGGTGGTGCGCACGTCGCGGGGCGAGGTGCTGTCGCGCCTGTCCGCGCGGCGCTACCTGTCGCTCGCGGGGGCTCGGGTGGTGCTCACGCCCAACCTGGACGAGGCCGGGTGGCTGCTGGGCCGCGCCGCGCCGGGCAGCGTGGCCGAGGCCGAGGTGGCCGCGCGGGAGCTGGTGGCGCAGGGCTTCGGCGCGGTGCTGGTGAAGGGCGGCCATCTCCCGGACGCCGAGGGGCTGGCGGACGTGCTGGCCACGGCCGAGGGGACGCGGGTGCTGCGGGGCCGGAGGCTGGAGCGCGCGCCGGGGCGGCGTGGCACGGGATGCCGGTTGGCCTCCGCGCTGGCGACGGAGCTGGGGCGCGGCGCTCGGATGGAGGACGCGGCGCGGGCCGCGCGTGCCCTGGTCGTGCGCTACCTGCGCACGGGCCACGAGTGA
- a CDS encoding 50S ribosomal protein L25/general stress protein Ctc codes for MSVDKSTLEAQAREGSGKGVARRLRTQGLVPAVVYGKHLAKPVHIAVNPKAVRAAINTPHKFNTLIQLKLASGAHQVLLKDYQMDPVTRDILHVDFIDVRENEQVKVNVPLVLTGKAQGVADGGLLTQARRELEVWALPNAIPEKIEVDVTALKIAEALHVNDVKLPSGVSIKTNVNYTLAVISAPEAAEAAPAAAAAAAPAAAPAAKGGDKAAAPAAAAKAPAKK; via the coding sequence ATGTCCGTCGACAAGAGCACCCTCGAGGCCCAGGCGCGTGAAGGTTCCGGCAAGGGCGTTGCCCGCCGCCTGCGCACCCAGGGGCTGGTCCCCGCCGTGGTGTACGGCAAGCACCTGGCCAAGCCGGTGCACATCGCGGTGAACCCGAAGGCCGTGCGCGCGGCCATCAACACCCCGCACAAGTTCAACACCCTCATCCAGCTGAAGCTGGCCTCCGGCGCCCACCAGGTGCTGCTCAAGGACTACCAGATGGACCCGGTCACCCGGGACATCCTCCACGTCGACTTCATCGACGTGCGTGAGAACGAGCAGGTGAAGGTGAACGTGCCGCTCGTGCTCACCGGCAAGGCGCAGGGCGTGGCGGACGGCGGTCTGCTCACCCAGGCCCGCCGCGAGCTCGAGGTCTGGGCGCTGCCGAACGCCATCCCGGAGAAGATCGAGGTGGACGTGACGGCGCTGAAGATCGCGGAAGCCCTCCACGTCAACGACGTGAAGCTGCCCTCCGGCGTGTCCATCAAGACCAACGTCAACTACACCCTGGCCGTCATCAGCGCGCCCGAGGCGGCCGAGGCGGCCCCGGCGGCGGCTGCGGCGGCGGCCCCCGCGGCGGCTCCGGCGGCGAAGGGTGGCGACAAGGCGGCGGCCCCCGCGGCGGCGGCCAAGGCCCCCGCGAAGAAGTAG
- the rpsR gene encoding 30S ribosomal protein S18, which produces MSNGTDSKTGAAPGGRGGFGGGGPRGDRGGDRGDRGGDRGGMGGDDEKRGGGRGFSRKKVCRFCAEKNASVDFKDQATLKYFVTERGKIIPRRISGNCAKHQREVATAIKRARGIALLPYNAVVG; this is translated from the coding sequence ATGAGCAACGGTACGGACAGCAAGACGGGCGCGGCCCCGGGCGGCCGGGGTGGCTTCGGCGGCGGCGGGCCTCGCGGTGATCGCGGTGGAGACCGGGGTGATCGCGGCGGCGACCGCGGTGGCATGGGCGGTGACGACGAGAAGCGCGGCGGTGGCCGTGGCTTCAGCCGCAAGAAGGTCTGCCGCTTCTGCGCGGAGAAGAACGCGTCGGTCGACTTCAAGGACCAGGCGACGCTGAAGTACTTCGTCACCGAGCGCGGCAAGATCATCCCCCGCCGCATCTCCGGCAACTGCGCGAAGCACCAGCGCGAGGTGGCCACGGCCATCAAGCGCGCCCGTGGCATCGCGCTGCTCCCCTACAACGCGGTGGTCGGCTGA
- the rpsF gene encoding 30S ribosomal protein S6 gives MAETQAAKRLREYETIFLVKPDLTDDNVDKLKERVRGIVDREGGKVLRFTVWGKKKTLFPVAKQPRAIYVHASYLGGSKLVAEVERNLKNLDEVTRYISVKLADEVDPDTRPVLEDLKLAGDVEETRPGAGADRDGGFRGDGSEESAGESEEESSEEA, from the coding sequence ATGGCAGAGACGCAGGCCGCCAAGCGGCTTCGTGAGTACGAGACCATCTTCCTGGTCAAGCCGGACCTGACGGATGACAACGTGGACAAGCTCAAGGAGCGCGTCCGCGGCATCGTCGACCGCGAGGGCGGCAAGGTCCTCCGCTTCACGGTGTGGGGCAAGAAGAAGACCCTGTTCCCCGTGGCGAAGCAGCCCCGCGCCATCTACGTGCACGCCAGCTACCTGGGCGGTTCCAAGCTGGTGGCCGAGGTGGAGCGCAACCTGAAGAACCTCGACGAGGTCACCCGCTACATCTCCGTGAAGCTGGCGGACGAGGTGGACCCCGACACGCGTCCGGTCCTCGAGGACCTGAAGCTGGCCGGCGACGTCGAGGAGACGCGTCCGGGCGCTGGCGCGGATCGCGACGGCGGCTTCCGGGGCGACGGCTCCGAGGAGTCCGCGGGCGAGTCGGAGGAGGAGTCGTCCGAGGAGGCCTGA
- a CDS encoding sensor histidine kinase, with protein sequence MAMPNAPTEESARSVWRWPHVNARAVGWSLAFSVVVGLSYGTAVRLDQLAYGSTLPASRAYVWEMTGALCAWMSSPIILTAGLNAPSPRVGWARFLGLHTLGFALYGAVHILLMLGTREPIYRLMGWGPYEYGPLAFRLPMELQKDLIVYAVVVCFQVLLGAWREQHARTLRAAELEGELRAARLQALAGQLQPHFLFNALNTVSSVMYEDLARTDKLLSDLGQLLRASLERREATWTLAEERAHTERFVSLVTARFGERVVVRWDIAPGLEHLRVPSFALQSLVENAVKHNEDRREPLEVRLRARDEATGLRLEVEDTGRGFGDVSPARGPGVGLSHLERVLALLHDGRARLERGQGPEGGARVTLWLPREVAA encoded by the coding sequence ATGGCCATGCCCAACGCCCCCACCGAGGAATCGGCACGCTCCGTCTGGAGGTGGCCCCACGTCAACGCGCGCGCGGTGGGGTGGTCGCTCGCCTTCAGCGTGGTGGTGGGGCTGTCGTACGGGACGGCGGTGCGGTTGGACCAGCTCGCCTATGGCAGCACCCTGCCCGCCTCGCGCGCCTATGTGTGGGAGATGACGGGCGCGCTGTGCGCGTGGATGTCGTCGCCCATCATCCTGACGGCGGGGCTCAACGCGCCGTCGCCGCGCGTGGGGTGGGCGCGGTTCCTGGGGCTGCACACGCTGGGCTTCGCGCTGTACGGCGCCGTCCACATCCTGCTGATGCTGGGCACGCGCGAGCCCATCTACCGGCTGATGGGCTGGGGACCGTACGAATACGGGCCCCTGGCGTTCCGGCTGCCCATGGAGCTGCAGAAGGACCTCATCGTCTACGCCGTCGTCGTGTGCTTCCAGGTGCTGCTGGGCGCCTGGCGCGAGCAGCACGCGCGGACGCTGCGGGCGGCGGAGCTGGAGGGCGAGCTGCGCGCGGCGCGGCTCCAGGCGCTCGCGGGCCAGCTCCAACCGCACTTCCTCTTCAACGCCCTGAACACCGTCAGCTCCGTCATGTACGAGGACCTCGCGCGGACGGACAAGCTGCTCAGCGACCTGGGCCAGCTGCTGCGCGCCAGCCTGGAGCGGCGCGAGGCGACGTGGACGCTCGCCGAGGAGCGCGCCCACACCGAGCGCTTCGTGTCCCTGGTGACGGCCCGCTTCGGCGAGCGCGTCGTGGTGCGCTGGGACATCGCCCCGGGCCTGGAGCACCTGCGCGTGCCCAGCTTCGCGCTCCAGTCGCTGGTGGAGAACGCGGTGAAGCACAACGAGGACCGGCGCGAGCCGCTGGAGGTCCGCCTGCGCGCGCGCGACGAGGCCACCGGACTCCGGCTGGAGGTGGAGGACACGGGACGCGGCTTCGGGGACGTCTCGCCGGCCCGGGGCCCGGGCGTGGGACTGTCCCACCTGGAGCGCGTGCTCGCGCTCCTGCATGACGGGCGCGCCCGGCTGGAGCGGGGCCAGGGCCCGGAGGGGGGCGCGCGCGTCACGCTGTGGCTGCCCCGGGAGGTGGCCGCGTGA